The genomic segment AGTCCTTCTCTTTTATATCAGCAACTGATGCAAATTTAAATATATTGACCAAGGCATCCAGCGCTTTATTGATGTTAGAACCCGAAGAGCAATAGACATAATCTGTTTTGGCAGCTTGACCAGCATGAGAAATTAAGAGGGCCACATCATCATGATCAAAATCATTCAACTCATCCGGCATGTTTGAAAAATCATACGATGAAAAGCCAAAGCTTAAGTATCCATAGGATGGATCCGCGAGCTGGCATCCGGATCTGCCGGCATTATCCGGATCCCAATATCCAGTGAACCCCAATGTACTGGTCGGCCAGTCCCAGTAATTCATGATCTGTGCCATGGCGACAGCCACGCAACCAGTTGGAACCCTGTTATCAAAGCCCTCATCGCTCGGAGGGTGAATGCCTCCGGTGTTGGGGCACAGGTGATTATAATACATATTCTGATTCCAGTGCATGCTCTCCATCCCCGGCAGCTCTGATAAAGGATAGTCCCGCTGGACACGGCCCGGCCCATTCTGGTATGTATACCATAATTGCAGGGTCATTTCGTCCTCCGGAAGTTCCAAATCAATGATCATCTCGATCTGATCAGCGTAGGAAAGGATCAGACTTCTTGCAGCTGGGGCTATTTTCTCCATACGGTCATCCGTCCACGTTTCGTATTCATTATGCGCCAGGATCGGATAAGCCCTGGTATCACCCGCGATGATTAAAAATCCGCCGGTTTCGATGTTGACAAAATACAACAGCGGCTTCAGTTCCCTGTTTCTTTTCACAGAATGGATCCGTGGAGTCACCGATTCCAGGGAACTGTTTTTTGCCAATGCGGTGTATTCATAATAAAAATGTTGCGCAACTGTCAGAACCGCAGCGCTGTCCACCGTATGGGCATTCAGGGTGTCAGCAAATAAAAGTATGCCCGGAATGATCCAGCAGAGGAATCGTTTCATACTTGTGGGAACTCATGAACGAATTCATTACATAAATTGACGATCAGCACCATGACTTCATGACCGTTTAACTCCTGGTAAAAATAAAATATTTCCGTAAACTGATCACATCTGACAATGACCAGTGAATAAAAAAGTTTAACGTAAACAGGTAAACGATCGAAGTCAGGAAGATGAGCCTAATCCTCCGTAGATCAATCTTTCAGGCAACGTATGGAATATCCGTTTTCTTTATAATTAGTGCTGGCCCGTCCCGCGAGAGCAGTTTGGTGCCACAGATAACGGTCCCAGGCGTCATTTGAATTATACTGTGTAGAGGACCAAAAATTACCATATTGGCCAAGAGCGCTGAAGTTCCCTGAAACTTTATAGCGAACCCCTCCGGGAAGGCCCGTGAAGCCACTGGTATTGACACCACCTGTGTTGGGCGTAAGCCAATGCGTTAAACCTGCTTCTTTTAGATTACCTCCTGCATCCAATCCTCTGAAACCTGTTGCGTCCCACTCGGCATCACCGACAGGATACTGACTGTCGACAACTCCTTCCAGTATCTTCCACTCATTATCTGTAGGTATGTGCCAACCATCAGGACAAATACCCTGTGCCCCTTCCGTGATTACATACTGCATTGCCTCCGTCCATTCATACAAACCACCATAAGTATCGCAATAGGTTATGTCATTATCGTAACAATACTTTTCCACAGTACCATTATTTGTTTGCAGGGATCCACTGACTGTGCTATTGATCTTCGTCCCCACATTCAGGTTCTGAGCCATCCAACATTGGGAGCCGATCAGAACGGTAGCGTATGACTGCCCGTCGCGGGCGTCAACTAAAGAGCTTCCGCACACGAAAGGTAGTGATGGCAATATATAATTACCCACACCAGAAACCCAAGCCGATTCCACACTTACATATATCAAAATACCTCCGGAATGGATGTAGGTCCTGTATTTCAACTTATTACTTGCTAAATCAAAGGCTGTCACCAGATTACTGGTGTCGTTCAATCCGTTCGTACCATTGACATTGAATCCCTGATCAGAACGCACCCTGCCGGCGACATCCAATTTTTCGTTGGGTGTATTTTTCCCAATGCCCACATAACCGCCTGTTTTAATATACAGTGCATTGGTCGCACTGTTGGGTTCCATCGTGAGCACATCCAATCCGTAGGCCTGGTCGCGGATCTTGAAGCCTCCATAGGTGGTTGCCTTGAATTTCCAGTTCGCCCCGCTCAGGTCATCAATCATGGAATAGGTTGCTCCGCCGCCACCTCCCAGGTTCCGGATGGTGATTGTGGGCTCGCCCATGTTTTTCGCAACATACAGCAATGTCTGGGGCGCATTGTTCCCAACGCCCACATACCCGCCGGGATAGTCTCCCCCGTGGCCGGTGACCACGTCGGGGCCAAGTATCTGCCAGTCAAAGTCGTTTCCACGCTCCCCGCTGCCTGCCCTATCGGCATACAGGGCATACGGGACGGATAATAACTGGGAAAAGCCCATTAGCTCAAAGTTGGTTCCCCCTGCGGGATCCATATCAATGCGAAGATAATGATTGCCCGCACTCCAGTTGATGGCGGTAAAACTGCCTGCCAGGCTTTTACCTTTACCCACTTCAATATTGACCATGCCCAGTTCGCTGGTCGTAACGGAATGCATTTCACGGTATACCTCCGGTCCTTCCGTGTTGGATTGCAGAATGCTGATCTGCAGGCTGATGTCCTGGCCGGGCAGGACCTGTCCCGTCCTGTCCCGCACCACAGCCTGGTACTTGAAGGACTGCGGTGCCTGGGACAGTACAGTGTAACTCATTAAACAGATCAGCAAAGCGATGAGTATTGTGATCTTTGATGCATTTTTTTTCATAATCGAAGGATTTACTCGAATAATGATGATAAATGATTAATCTTTGCTTTCAGCTCTTTGCTTTTTCACCTTCATTCGTCTCTCGGAACCTCAACGGGATCCGGAATGTGCACGATTTCCATCCTTGCAGTTCGGTTTTCGTGGTCTTTTGTCACAATCCGATAATCAAAACTGCAGGAAGCGGGCCTTCCGTCAGGGGTTGTGCCTTTGACCCGGAAGTGGTCGGGACTTTTATGGGTGACGACCAGAAAGACCATTTCTTCCGAAACAGGTGTGAGGAAGACCTTGTAGTCATCCTGCAGATCGACTGTATGCGCAAAAACAGGATCGATGGCGACAGTGGCTTCTCCATTCCTCAGTTCGGAAGAACCGATGTCCTCTATCCAGCTTTCCGTTGCCTGGAGAGAGTTAAATGCCCGATACACATTCTCTTCCCCGGGCATCCTGCTTTTTTTGAAGGTATTGTATCCTCCATCGGCATATACATTCCCGACTCCGGTAATATAGAACTTCAGTGTTCCACCCGGGTAGTCGCCAGCATAGGCTTCTATCAGTCTACCTGAATAACTCCAGGCCCCCACACCGGTGCCGGCATAAAATGCATGCCCGGCCAAACCGTAGGAATCATCGCTATCAGCTCTTCCTAAAACACCTGCAGCTGTTCCATCATTGTCGTCAGCATGAAAATAACCTGCAGCTCCCTCTGTGGATTCATGCAACCCATATATGCTGTAGTTCGTGCCTGTAGTCTGATAGACTGTAAGTTTAGCAGGTGGATTTAGCCCTGTTGTTCCAATACCTACATTGCCTCCTGCTTTGATATAAATGCAATTGGCAGCGCTGTTCTTCTCAATGGTGATCACATCCAGTGAACTGGCGTGGTCGCGGATCTTAAAGCCTCCGTAAGTGGTTGCCTTGAATTTCCAGTCAGCGCCGCTGAGATCATCCGTCATCGAATAGGTTGCACCCCCGCCTCCTCCCAGGTTATGGATGGTGATGGCCGGTTCGCCCATATTTTTGGCTACATAGAGCAAGGATCCGGGCGTGCTGTTCCCGATCCCCACATAGCCGGAATTGGTGTTGTAAATGTTAACCCCGTTATAGGACCATTGGGCACGGGCCTCCTTCGTGCACAAGGCAGCAACCAAGACACTCATAATGATAAGAAGCCGTTTTGTTTTCATGGATTTACTTTTTTAAGAAATACGACCACGACAGAAATGACTATCGACCAGTCTAATCAGACCATTTATTTTCCGAGCGAATTGTGATGGTCACGAAAATGAAAATAATTGATAAAAATACGATAAATAAAGGCTAAAAGCAATACAAAAGTAAAATATTTTTCAGTCTGGTGTCAGCAGCCAGCAGGATGCGGGAAGCGAG from the Bacteroidales bacterium genome contains:
- a CDS encoding C10 family peptidase, producing MKRFLCWIIPGILLFADTLNAHTVDSAAVLTVAQHFYYEYTALAKNSSLESVTPRIHSVKRNRELKPLLYFVNIETGGFLIIAGDTRAYPILAHNEYETWTDDRMEKIAPAARSLILSYADQIEMIIDLELPEDEMTLQLWYTYQNGPGRVQRDYPLSELPGMESMHWNQNMYYNHLCPNTGGIHPPSDEGFDNRVPTGCVAVAMAQIMNYWDWPTSTLGFTGYWDPDNAGRSGCQLADPSYGYLSFGFSSYDFSNMPDELNDFDHDDVALLISHAGQAAKTDYVYCSSGSNINKALDALVNIFKFASVADIKEKDWYESWMHWEGLMVNEIDCGRPFYYRGTRDNGSGHAFVGYAYRYIDSFFQFKFNWGWGGYDNPTWYTIRSVAGYELINYHNDQMMITELYPICLNCPFWNYHIYPTTSWQTHLSSTQWYGCMVYKVNVIDGTSVTLVAGSQIFLKPGFHAQNGSYFHAYISEEGCSEPLNPVTIISAMDDQANGGDTLSEYILGTEHPASERSVIIYPKPTNGLVNVGVQPLDPGRKFMILLYDLRGRILFRQEMMSPGKTELNLSSFPRGMYIMKMNIGEKTKTVKVLKYP
- a CDS encoding FISUMP domain-containing protein; protein product: MKKNASKITILIALLICLMSYTVLSQAPQSFKYQAVVRDRTGQVLPGQDISLQISILQSNTEGPEVYREMHSVTTSELGMVNIEVGKGKSLAGSFTAINWSAGNHYLRIDMDPAGGTNFELMGFSQLLSVPYALYADRAGSGERGNDFDWQILGPDVVTGHGGDYPGGYVGVGNNAPQTLLYVAKNMGEPTITIRNLGGGGGATYSMIDDLSGANWKFKATTYGGFKIRDQAYGLDVLTMEPNSATNALYIKTGGYVGIGKNTPNEKLDVAGRVRSDQGFNVNGTNGLNDTSNLVTAFDLASNKLKYRTYIHSGGILIYVSVESAWVSGVGNYILPSLPFVCGSSLVDARDGQSYATVLIGSQCWMAQNLNVGTKINSTVSGSLQTNNGTVEKYCYDNDITYCDTYGGLYEWTEAMQYVITEGAQGICPDGWHIPTDNEWKILEGVVDSQYPVGDAEWDATGFRGLDAGGNLKEAGLTHWLTPNTGGVNTSGFTGLPGGVRYKVSGNFSALGQYGNFWSSTQYNSNDAWDRYLWHQTALAGRASTNYKENGYSIRCLKD